One Hordeum vulgare subsp. vulgare chromosome 4H, MorexV3_pseudomolecules_assembly, whole genome shotgun sequence DNA window includes the following coding sequences:
- the LOC123449763 gene encoding protein ZINC INDUCED FACILITATOR-LIKE 1-like isoform X2, which yields MGDTTRNRHGNDNDDATAPPSPPETVYYEGCPGCAMERKKENSTGTPYKEFFYVGVTTFASALPISSLFPFLYFMIQDMHVAKNEQDIGVYAGLLGASYMIGRCFASLFWGVVADRIGRKPIIAFSMLSVVIFNTLFGLSVKYWMAIATRMLLGSLNGMLAPIKAYSVEVCRPEHHALGLSVVSTGWGIGLVVGPAIGGYLAQPAKQYPGLFSEKSLFGRFPYLLPCLFISLIAFAVLISCIWLPETLHMHKNLEREVEMSGDSRVTDPHREVRHPEKKSLYKNWPLMSSIIAYCVFTLHDTAYSEIFSLWAVSDKKYGGLSFSSKDVGQVLAASGAGLLLYQILVYRYVHKYLGSIISSRIAAVLSIPLLATYPFMTHLSGTTLGLAIYSAAVMKGTFATTILTGTCILQNSAVVLMGPKAPTCCFLSRGSNDISDFEYSRSNWACANLQAIPSSSKTL from the exons ATGGGTGACACTACCAGGAACCGGCACgggaacgacaacgacgacgcgaCGGCGCCGCCCTCGCCGCCGGAGACTGTGTACTACGAGGGGTGCCCCGGCTGCGCCATGGAGCGCAAGAAGGAGAACAGCACGGGCACGCCCTACAAGGAGTTCTTCTACGTCGGGGTCACCACTTTTGCCTCCG CTCTGCCGATATCATCACTGTTCCCCTTCCTGTACTTCATG ATACAAGACATGCATGTGGCAAAGAACGAACAAGACATTGGTGTGTATGCCGGTCTTCTTG GTGCATCATACATGATCGGCAGATGTTTTGCCTCGCTGTTTTGGGGTGTGGTGGCAGATCGTATTGGGAGAAAACCTATCATTGCATTCTCCATGCTCTCAGT GGTCATCTTTAACACTCTGTTTGGACTGAGTGTAAAGTATTGGATGGCTATTGCCACTAGAATGCTGCTTGGTTCTCTAAATGGCATGCTTGCCCCAATAAAG GCTTATTCAGTTGAAGTCTGTCGACCTGAACATCATGCTCTAGGATTATCAGTT GTAAGCACAGGTTGGGGCATAGGTCTTGTTGTCGGTCCAGCCATTGGAGGATACTTAGCGCAG CCTGCAAAGCAATATCCGGGCCTATTTTCCGAGAAGTCACTTTTTGGGAG GTTTCCCTATTTGTTGCCGTGTCTTTTTATTTCACTAATCGCATTTGCTGTTCTAATAAGCTGCATATGGCTACCG GAGACACTTCATATGCATAAAAACTTAGAAAGGGAAGTAGAAATGTCTGGTGATTCAAGAGTTACTGATCCCCATAGAGAAGTTCGACATCCAGAGAAGAAGAGTCTATATAAGAACTGGCCATTGATGTCTTCTATAATTGCATATTGTGTTTTCACCCTTCATGATACAGCATATAGTGAG ATATTTTCCTTGTGGGCTGTAAGTGACAAAAAGTATGGCGGACTAAGCTTTTCATCTAAAGATGTCGGCCAAGTTCTTGCAGCTTCAG GTGCTGGTCTTCTTTTGTATCAAATACTTGTGTATAGATATGTCCACAAATATCTTGGGTCTATCATTTCATCTCGTATTGCAGCT GTTCTATCCATACCACTTCTTGCTACATACCCCTTCATGACACACTTATCTGGGACGACACTTGGACTAGCTATTTATTCCGCTGCCGTTATGAAGGGTACTTTTGCC ACGACTATCTTAACTGGTACTTGTATTCTGCAAAACAGTGCTGTG GTTCTCATGGGCCCAAAAGCGCCAACATGCTGCTTTCTTTCCAG GGgatcaaatgatatttctgatTTTGAATATAGTCGAAGTAATTGGGCTTGTGCTAACCTTCAAGCCATTCCTAGCAGTTCCAAAACATTATGA
- the LOC123449763 gene encoding protein ZINC INDUCED FACILITATOR-LIKE 1-like isoform X1: MGDTTRNRHGNDNDDATAPPSPPETVYYEGCPGCAMERKKENSTGTPYKEFFYVGVTTFASALPISSLFPFLYFMIQDMHVAKNEQDIGVYAGLLGASYMIGRCFASLFWGVVADRIGRKPIIAFSMLSVVIFNTLFGLSVKYWMAIATRMLLGSLNGMLAPIKAYSVEVCRPEHHALGLSVVSTGWGIGLVVGPAIGGYLAQPAKQYPGLFSEKSLFGRFPYLLPCLFISLIAFAVLISCIWLPETLHMHKNLEREVEMSGDSRVTDPHREVRHPEKKSLYKNWPLMSSIIAYCVFTLHDTAYSEIFSLWAVSDKKYGGLSFSSKDVGQVLAASGAGLLLYQILVYRYVHKYLGSIISSRIAAVLSIPLLATYPFMTHLSGTTLGLAIYSAAVMKGTFATTILTGTCILQNSAVSQNQRGAANGISTTAMSLFKAIAPAGAGVLFSWAQKRQHAAFFPGDQMIFLILNIVEVIGLVLTFKPFLAVPKHYDFK, encoded by the exons ATGGGTGACACTACCAGGAACCGGCACgggaacgacaacgacgacgcgaCGGCGCCGCCCTCGCCGCCGGAGACTGTGTACTACGAGGGGTGCCCCGGCTGCGCCATGGAGCGCAAGAAGGAGAACAGCACGGGCACGCCCTACAAGGAGTTCTTCTACGTCGGGGTCACCACTTTTGCCTCCG CTCTGCCGATATCATCACTGTTCCCCTTCCTGTACTTCATG ATACAAGACATGCATGTGGCAAAGAACGAACAAGACATTGGTGTGTATGCCGGTCTTCTTG GTGCATCATACATGATCGGCAGATGTTTTGCCTCGCTGTTTTGGGGTGTGGTGGCAGATCGTATTGGGAGAAAACCTATCATTGCATTCTCCATGCTCTCAGT GGTCATCTTTAACACTCTGTTTGGACTGAGTGTAAAGTATTGGATGGCTATTGCCACTAGAATGCTGCTTGGTTCTCTAAATGGCATGCTTGCCCCAATAAAG GCTTATTCAGTTGAAGTCTGTCGACCTGAACATCATGCTCTAGGATTATCAGTT GTAAGCACAGGTTGGGGCATAGGTCTTGTTGTCGGTCCAGCCATTGGAGGATACTTAGCGCAG CCTGCAAAGCAATATCCGGGCCTATTTTCCGAGAAGTCACTTTTTGGGAG GTTTCCCTATTTGTTGCCGTGTCTTTTTATTTCACTAATCGCATTTGCTGTTCTAATAAGCTGCATATGGCTACCG GAGACACTTCATATGCATAAAAACTTAGAAAGGGAAGTAGAAATGTCTGGTGATTCAAGAGTTACTGATCCCCATAGAGAAGTTCGACATCCAGAGAAGAAGAGTCTATATAAGAACTGGCCATTGATGTCTTCTATAATTGCATATTGTGTTTTCACCCTTCATGATACAGCATATAGTGAG ATATTTTCCTTGTGGGCTGTAAGTGACAAAAAGTATGGCGGACTAAGCTTTTCATCTAAAGATGTCGGCCAAGTTCTTGCAGCTTCAG GTGCTGGTCTTCTTTTGTATCAAATACTTGTGTATAGATATGTCCACAAATATCTTGGGTCTATCATTTCATCTCGTATTGCAGCT GTTCTATCCATACCACTTCTTGCTACATACCCCTTCATGACACACTTATCTGGGACGACACTTGGACTAGCTATTTATTCCGCTGCCGTTATGAAGGGTACTTTTGCC ACGACTATCTTAACTGGTACTTGTATTCTGCAAAACAGTGCTGTG TCACAAAATCAAAGAGGTGCTGCAAATGGAATATCTACGACTGCAATGTCCCTCTTCAAGGCTATTGCTCCAGCTGGAGCAGGTGTCTT GTTCTCATGGGCCCAAAAGCGCCAACATGCTGCTTTCTTTCCAG GGgatcaaatgatatttctgatTTTGAATATAGTCGAAGTAATTGGGCTTGTGCTAACCTTCAAGCCATTCCTAGCAGTTCCAAAACATTATGATTTCAAGTAG